In Candidatus Eisenbacteria bacterium, a single window of DNA contains:
- a CDS encoding DinB family protein, giving the protein MPEKAPWIKRRFTFDTPLSMFPNILERLRGTPARIEDLVRDISQGKAMKRIDGRWSIQENIGHLIEVEDLWLGRLDDFADGIAVLRPADMKNRRTDAAEYNKQELREILKAFRRIRTHFIQRLESMDEEAIGRMSHHPRLNQPMKIPDMMFFASEHDDHHIVRIAELLRELELNHREDEV; this is encoded by the coding sequence ATGCCCGAGAAGGCCCCCTGGATCAAACGGCGCTTCACGTTCGATACACCTCTTTCGATGTTTCCTAATATTCTCGAACGGCTAAGAGGCACCCCGGCCCGAATTGAGGACCTGGTTCGCGATATATCGCAGGGGAAAGCGATGAAGCGTATCGATGGGCGTTGGTCGATTCAGGAAAACATAGGTCATCTTATCGAGGTAGAGGATCTATGGCTTGGCCGGCTTGATGATTTCGCCGACGGGATTGCCGTCCTACGTCCAGCGGATATGAAGAATCGACGGACAGACGCCGCGGAATACAACAAGCAGGAATTGAGAGAAATCCTGAAAGCGTTTCGCCGGATTAGAACTCATTTTATCCAACGCTTAGAATCAATGGACGAGGAGGCAATCGGCCGTATGTCGCATCATCCCCGTCTAAATCAACCCATGAAAATCCCGGACATGATGTTCTTTGCCTCAGAACATGACGATCATCACATAGTCCGTATAGCGGAACTTCTGCGCGAGCTGGAGCTCAATCACCGAGAAGACGAGGTCTGA